GTCGCCGTTGCTCAGGCTGAACTCGCTGCCCTTGGTGGCGATCATCATGCCGCCGTCGGCCTTGACCGTCGTGGTGCCCTTGTCCAGGGTGGCCGATTGGCTGATGTTGGGATAGGGAATCGGCACCGGCCCGCCCGGCGAGGGGGTCTTGCAGACGTCGGGGATGGTCGCGATAGAGATGCCGTTGCTGCCCTTGTGGACCAGCGAGTTTGCGACTCCGTTGACCTTAACGGTGACCGGCATGGTCAGGCTCTCCTGGCCGCAGGCGTGGCGCAGGCCAACACGGCTGCCGCGCGCTCGCCCATCTCGGCGCTGGCCCATGCGAATGCGTAGGGGCCACGCGCATAGTGCTTCTGTGCCGCCGCGCAGGCAAGCACAAGGTGAAGGGGGCCGCTGGCTGCGGACACGTCGCCCCAAGTGTCTGCCGGTGCGATGAAGTCCGACGCGGACTCGAAGTGCTCCTTGGTCCGCAGTGCCGTGAACCCGAATTCGTCGGCACGGTACGGCTCACCGTTCATGTCGCAATAGATGTCGCTGACCTGGGCTCCAGGTGGCAGCGCCGCGAGTGCCTCTCGAAATGCCGCCGTCAGTCCTTCACCGATGCACACCGTTTCGGTCTTGATGCGCTTGGGCTCATGCGACGCACCCACTGCGAGCACGCGGGCCAGCGGTGGCAGGTCGAGCGAGGAGGCCATGCCCTCGCTCACCAGCAACAGGGCGCCCGCCCCTTCACCGGGGATGAAACCCCAGGCATTGTTCAGCGGTCCGGCGCCGTGCAACTGGTCGCACTGCTCCAGCCATTCCAGCGTTTCGGGCTCGATCCAGCTGTCGACACCGGCGACGATGCAACCGTCCAGGCCGCCGCTGCGCAGCTTGGCCGTGGCGGCCCGCAGGCCCAGCAGGCCTGCGGCGTGGCCGTTCTCGAACGCAGCGACACCCTGCAGCGCGCGGCCGTAGCGCTCACGGATTCGGGCGAGCAGATCGCTCGTCAGCGTCTCTGCCAGTCCCGGTCGGGCGCTTGGCAGACCGAGCGCCAGCGCCCAGCGCCGGGGATCCGTTGACCGCTCGCCCAGCGTCTCCAACGCCTCGTCGATGGCCGGGAAGAGCAGGGCTTCGAAACGGTCGGCACCCGTCACGCCAATGTCGATCCAGGGCGCGATCGCTGCGCGCATCGGCTCCCCCGCGGTGTCGATCATGTACGGGTGCTGCGTGAAGCCGCCGATGCCGGCTCGCACGGCTGCGGCGCTGGACCAAGCGGTTCGGCCCACCGGGGTGCAGGCGCCGATGCCAACGATGTAGACCGCTTCGTCCATCGGCCGCCTAGGCGAGCTCGAACTCGTCGTCTTCGACCACGGGCGCACCGGTGCTCAGGTCGGTCTTCAGTGAGATCACGGTGCGTTCGAGCTTCTGTACCTTGAAGTGGCACGGCAGCGCGCTGTGCCAGACCAGCGACACGCGTGGGAAATCCGGTTCCAGGATCACCGTGTGCAGGTTCTTGCGTTGATGGACCTCCCGGCTGCCGTCATAGAAGCGGGTCTCGAAGCCCAGGTACAGCTTGGGCAGCGTGAATCGCAGGTCCTGGCCGGGTGTCAAGCGCAGCAGCACCACCGGCTCGCCGCCGCGCAGCCACTGGGGGGCCTGCTGATCGGCCGGGGCGCTCTGGAAGTAGCGGTCGTCCAGATCCTCGGCCAGCAGAGGCTGGCGGGTCTTCATCCAGTGGTCGTCGTAGGTGCCGGCCAGGCCGACACGCGGCTGCCAGTGGCTGGCGATGACGCCGAAGCCGGCCGGTTCGGGCTGATCACGCCACGAGCCGATCAGCTCCTTGGGGTGCTCGACATTCGGCAATGGCGCGTCATCGGCATGGGCACTGGCGATGGCGTAGCCGGTCCCGACCGGATTGCGCCATTCCCAGTCCTTCTCGGGCGTCTTCGACTTGGTGTCGACGCCCCCGAAGGCGCGCTCGTAGACCAGCGGCATGCGCTCGAAGGGCTCGGGTTCCGTGGCGCCGAAGGGACCCCAACGCCGGTTGCCGAAGACACGCAGCACCTTCTGCACCGGGCCCACCTTGAAGCCGACATCGGTCTGGGTCACCGCGCGACCGGGCGGTGCACAGGCATGGCCGACGACGATCACGTCGGTGGTCTTCTTGGTCAGGACGAGGTCGGCGTCATATCGGATGCTGCTCTGACCGGGTTCGCCGTGGTGCTCGGGCAGGCGCAGGACGGGCGGCTGCACCTTGGAGACCTGGGTCGAGCCATCCGCCAGGATGTCGAAGGTCGCCTTCACCGCCACCAGCCAGATTTCGGCGCCGTCGCGGTCACGCACCCAGCCGCGTTCGGCGGCGAAGGGGGTGCGGTTGTCGAGCATCCACATGGCCGGGCCAGGTTCGTCAGTTGATGTCGATCGCCGCGCCCTTGATCTTGTTGTAGCCGGTGGACCGGCTCAAGATGTAGTTGCCGCGGATGATGACCTTGCCTGCACAGGTGAGCGTGATGCTGGCGTCACCGCACTTCAGGACGATTTCGCGCTCGGCCTCGATCACCTGGCGTTCACCATCGGCCTGGACCGAGGCTGGCATCGGTTTGGCGGCGGGCTCATCGAGAAGCGCGTTGGGCTCGATCACTCCCACGATCACCGGCTTGCCCGCGTCTGCGTTCTCGAAGATGACCAGCACCTCACGGCCGAGCATCGTGCGACGAAGGGGGACCGTGGTGCGCGCTGGCAGCAAGCCGCCTGGCGTGGCAGGGAGGGCTGCCACGACTGGCTGATCCAGG
The Sphaerotilus microaerophilus DNA segment above includes these coding regions:
- a CDS encoding beta-ketoacyl synthase N-terminal-like domain-containing protein; the protein is MIDTAGEPMRAAIAPWIDIGVTGADRFEALLFPAIDEALETLGERSTDPRRWALALGLPSARPGLAETLTSDLLARIRERYGRALQGVAAFENGHAAGLLGLRAATAKLRSGGLDGCIVAGVDSWIEPETLEWLEQCDQLHGAGPLNNAWGFIPGEGAGALLLVSEGMASSLDLPPLARVLAVGASHEPKRIKTETVCIGEGLTAAFREALAALPPGAQVSDIYCDMNGEPYRADEFGFTALRTKEHFESASDFIAPADTWGDVSAASGPLHLVLACAAAQKHYARGPYAFAWASAEMGERAAAVLACATPAARRA
- a CDS encoding DUF2169 family type VI secretion system accessory protein gives rise to the protein MWMLDNRTPFAAERGWVRDRDGAEIWLVAVKATFDILADGSTQVSKVQPPVLRLPEHHGEPGQSSIRYDADLVLTKKTTDVIVVGHACAPPGRAVTQTDVGFKVGPVQKVLRVFGNRRWGPFGATEPEPFERMPLVYERAFGGVDTKSKTPEKDWEWRNPVGTGYAIASAHADDAPLPNVEHPKELIGSWRDQPEPAGFGVIASHWQPRVGLAGTYDDHWMKTRQPLLAEDLDDRYFQSAPADQQAPQWLRGGEPVVLLRLTPGQDLRFTLPKLYLGFETRFYDGSREVHQRKNLHTVILEPDFPRVSLVWHSALPCHFKVQKLERTVISLKTDLSTGAPVVEDDEFELA
- a CDS encoding DUF6484 domain-containing protein, which translates into the protein MKPNEVPVELLTTDPSPAASAFERLQQQPTTLQAKAMLAPAIGRLHGFDLLDQPVVAALPATPGGLLPARTTVPLRRTMLGREVLVIFENADAGKPVIVGVIEPNALLDEPAAKPMPASVQADGERQVIEAEREIVLKCGDASITLTCAGKVIIRGNYILSRSTGYNKIKGAAIDIN